From Nocardioides daedukensis, the proteins below share one genomic window:
- a CDS encoding DUF885 family protein — MTQQRLVDAISDQYVESYAKLDPITATYLGITGHDDKLTDLSPDGFAEREGLTRKSLADARDAAPADEREQVARDAFLERLGLDVESIDAGLNRSDFSVISSGLHEIRQVFDLMPTEGEEAWSNINARIAGVPRALQDYRITLSEEANKGNVSAARQYAEVAAQVRKWTGEEGSAGDFFTNLAKGTDAEGTLKDELATNARAATRALADFGMFLEDEMEPRGRQNEAVGREHYALASRQFLGATVDLEQTYAWGWDELQRLNDEMVSTSDLIVPGSSIDEAVAALDADPARRIEGREPFRDWMQQLADRAIAELADVHFDIPEPIRRIECMLAPTNDGGIYYTGPSEDFERPGRMWWSVPDGIDSFSPWREVTTVFHEGVPGHHLQVAQTAYRKESLNRWQRLMCWVSGHGEGWALYAERLMEDLGYLEDPADRLGMLDGQSFRAARVIIDIGMHLELTIPDNTLGLNGTAFHPGETWTPALGLEFMRLHCRMDDPTIVFEVNRYLGWPGQAPSYKVGERIWLEARDDAKARKGADFDLKAFHRAALDLGSLGLDPLTAALARI; from the coding sequence GTGACTCAACAGCGACTCGTGGACGCCATCAGTGACCAGTACGTCGAGAGCTACGCCAAGCTCGACCCGATCACGGCCACCTATCTCGGCATCACCGGGCACGACGACAAGCTCACCGACCTCTCCCCCGACGGCTTTGCGGAGCGGGAGGGCCTGACCCGCAAGTCGCTGGCGGATGCGCGCGACGCGGCGCCGGCAGATGAACGCGAGCAGGTCGCCCGCGACGCGTTCCTCGAGCGGCTCGGGCTCGACGTCGAGAGCATCGATGCGGGACTCAACCGCAGCGACTTTTCGGTGATCAGCAGTGGCCTGCACGAGATCCGCCAGGTCTTCGACCTGATGCCGACCGAGGGCGAGGAGGCCTGGAGCAACATCAACGCCCGGATCGCCGGCGTACCCCGGGCCCTGCAGGACTACCGGATCACGCTCTCCGAGGAAGCCAACAAGGGCAACGTCTCGGCCGCCAGGCAGTATGCCGAGGTGGCCGCGCAGGTCCGCAAGTGGACCGGCGAGGAGGGCTCGGCAGGCGACTTCTTCACCAACCTCGCCAAGGGCACCGATGCCGAGGGCACGCTCAAGGACGAGCTCGCCACCAACGCCCGGGCAGCCACCCGCGCCCTCGCCGACTTCGGGATGTTCCTCGAGGACGAGATGGAGCCACGAGGCCGGCAGAACGAGGCCGTCGGCCGCGAGCACTACGCCCTCGCCTCGCGCCAGTTCCTCGGCGCCACCGTCGACCTCGAGCAGACCTACGCCTGGGGTTGGGACGAGCTGCAGCGGCTCAACGACGAGATGGTGTCGACCTCCGACCTGATCGTCCCCGGCTCGAGCATCGACGAGGCGGTCGCCGCACTCGATGCCGACCCCGCCCGCCGTATCGAGGGGCGTGAACCGTTCCGCGACTGGATGCAGCAGCTGGCGGACCGCGCGATCGCCGAGCTGGCCGACGTGCACTTCGACATCCCGGAGCCGATCCGCCGAATCGAGTGCATGCTCGCACCGACCAACGACGGTGGCATCTACTACACCGGCCCCTCGGAGGACTTCGAGCGGCCGGGGCGCATGTGGTGGTCCGTGCCCGACGGCATCGACAGCTTCTCGCCCTGGCGCGAGGTGACCACGGTCTTCCACGAAGGCGTCCCCGGGCACCACCTGCAGGTCGCCCAGACCGCCTATCGCAAGGAGTCCCTGAACCGCTGGCAGCGCCTGATGTGCTGGGTCAGCGGCCACGGTGAGGGTTGGGCGCTCTATGCCGAGCGGCTGATGGAGGACCTCGGTTACCTCGAGGACCCGGCGGATCGACTCGGCATGCTCGACGGCCAGAGCTTCCGCGCCGCACGCGTGATCATCGACATCGGGATGCACCTCGAGCTCACCATTCCCGACAACACCCTCGGCCTCAACGGCACCGCCTTCCACCCGGGCGAGACCTGGACTCCCGCCCTCGGTCTGGAGTTCATGCGCCTGCACTGCCGGATGGACGACCCGACGATCGTCTTCGAGGTGAACCGCTACCTCGGCTGGCCCGGACAGGCACCGTCCTACAAGGTCGGGGAGCGGATCTGGCTTGAGGCCCGCGACGACGCGAAGGCGCGCAAGGGCGCCGACTTCGACCTCAAGGCGTTCCACCGCGCCGCCCTCGACCTCGGCTCACTCGGCCTGGACCCGCTCACCGCTGCCCTGGCCCGGATCTGA
- a CDS encoding P1 family peptidase, giving the protein MTSNSITDVPGIRVGQAERTGEGWLSGTTVVLAPSEGAVAGVDVRGGGPGTRETDLLDPRNLVERVQAIVLSGGSALGLASVDGVVQRLLADGLGFPMGEPGEVVPIVPAAVLYDLGRGGTFANHPDATLGQAAYDAASSTVREGNAGAGTGARVGGLKGGIGTASVRLEDGTTVGALVAVNAVGSAVDPVTGELFAARHCLPGDLPALGLPETIEIDQARERAAADPALIKPPLATTIGVIATDATLTKAQCAKVAGIGHDGLARAINPVHTMFDGDTLFTMATCARPATDVFAFQALLIAAADCVTRAVGRAVLAADSTSGMRSFRDAFPSALL; this is encoded by the coding sequence GTGACCTCCAACAGCATCACTGACGTCCCCGGCATCCGCGTCGGCCAGGCCGAACGTACCGGCGAGGGCTGGCTCAGCGGCACCACCGTCGTGCTGGCCCCTTCCGAGGGCGCGGTCGCCGGCGTCGACGTACGCGGCGGTGGCCCCGGCACCAGGGAGACCGACCTGCTCGACCCACGCAACCTCGTCGAGCGGGTCCAGGCGATCGTGCTCAGCGGCGGTTCGGCGCTCGGCCTGGCCAGCGTCGACGGTGTCGTGCAGCGACTCCTCGCCGACGGCCTCGGCTTCCCGATGGGAGAACCCGGCGAGGTGGTGCCGATCGTCCCCGCCGCGGTCCTCTATGACCTCGGCCGCGGCGGCACCTTCGCCAACCACCCCGACGCAACGTTGGGACAGGCGGCGTACGACGCTGCCTCCTCGACGGTGCGTGAGGGCAACGCCGGTGCCGGGACCGGAGCTCGCGTCGGCGGTCTCAAGGGCGGCATCGGGACCGCATCGGTGCGCCTCGAAGACGGCACCACCGTCGGTGCCCTGGTGGCGGTGAACGCGGTCGGTTCCGCCGTCGATCCCGTGACCGGTGAGCTCTTCGCCGCGCGCCACTGCCTTCCCGGTGACCTGCCTGCGCTGGGTCTCCCCGAGACGATCGAGATCGACCAAGCACGCGAACGCGCCGCCGCGGACCCCGCGCTGATCAAGCCACCCCTGGCGACCACCATCGGCGTGATCGCCACCGACGCGACGCTCACCAAGGCACAGTGCGCCAAGGTCGCCGGGATCGGGCACGACGGCCTGGCCCGGGCGATCAACCCGGTGCACACCATGTTCGACGGCGACACCCTCTTCACCATGGCCACCTGCGCCCGCCCGGCGACCGACGTCTTCGCCTTCCAGGCCCTGTTGATCGCCGCCGCCGACTGCGTCACCCGCGCCGTGGGCCGCGCCGTGCTCGCCGCCGACTCGACGTCCGGGATGCGCTCCTTCCGCGATGCCTTCCCCAGCGCGCTGCTCTGA
- a CDS encoding acyl-CoA carboxylase subunit epsilon gives MSQDEQETPATETAEATEAPAKPVLRVVNSDATPEEIAALVAVFSALGSGGTEAPAAAPSAWSANHRRVRRSLPHGPGAWRSSGLPS, from the coding sequence GTGAGCCAGGACGAGCAGGAGACCCCGGCCACCGAGACCGCTGAGGCAACCGAGGCACCGGCCAAGCCGGTGCTCCGTGTGGTCAACTCCGACGCGACGCCGGAGGAGATCGCGGCCCTGGTCGCGGTCTTCTCCGCCCTCGGGTCGGGTGGCACCGAGGCGCCTGCCGCCGCACCGTCGGCCTGGTCGGCCAACCACCGACGCGTGCGCCGCAGCCTGCCGCACGGTCCCGGCGCCTGGCGCTCCAGCGGCCTGCCCTCCTGA
- a CDS encoding acyl-CoA carboxylase subunit beta — protein MTTAANEPTSEQELDLHTTAGKLADLERRLNEAVHAGSEKAIEKQHAKGRKTARERIEMLFDEGSFVELDELARHRSTAFGLEKNRPYGDGVITGYGTVDGRQICVFSQDFTVFGGSLGEVYGEKITKVMDLAIKTGCPIIGINEGAGARIQEGVVSLGLYGEIFKRNVHASGVIPQISMIMGNCAGGHVYSPAVTDFTVMVDQTSAMFITGPDVIKTVTGEDVSMEELGGARTHNTKSGNAHYMASDEEDAIEFVKALIGYLPQNNLDEAPSYDEEANLEISDLDRSLDTIIPDSPNQPYDMTDVITSVVDDEDFLEVQAMFAPNIIVGFGRVEGRPVGVVANQPMQFAGTLDIDASEKAARFVRFCDAFNIPVLTFVDVPGFLPGTDQEWNGIIRRGAKLIYAYAEATVPLITVITRKAYGGAYDVMGSKHLGADLNVAWPTAQIAVMGAQGAANIVHRKTLAAVEAEGGDVEARRAELVDEYETTLANPYIAAERGYVDTVIMPHETRTEIVRGLRLLRSKREILPAKKHGNIPL, from the coding sequence ATGACGACAGCTGCGAACGAGCCCACCAGCGAGCAAGAGCTCGACCTGCACACCACCGCCGGCAAGTTGGCGGATCTTGAGCGACGCCTCAACGAGGCAGTACACGCCGGGTCTGAGAAGGCCATCGAGAAGCAGCACGCCAAGGGCCGCAAGACCGCCCGCGAGCGCATCGAGATGCTCTTCGACGAGGGATCCTTCGTCGAGCTGGACGAGCTCGCACGGCACCGCTCGACCGCCTTCGGCCTCGAGAAGAACCGCCCCTATGGCGACGGCGTCATCACCGGCTACGGCACGGTCGACGGCCGCCAGATCTGCGTGTTCTCCCAGGACTTCACCGTCTTCGGTGGGTCGCTCGGCGAGGTCTACGGCGAGAAGATCACCAAGGTGATGGACCTCGCGATCAAGACCGGCTGCCCGATCATCGGCATCAACGAAGGCGCCGGCGCCCGGATCCAGGAGGGCGTGGTCTCGCTCGGTCTCTACGGCGAGATCTTCAAGCGCAACGTGCACGCCTCGGGTGTCATCCCGCAGATCAGCATGATCATGGGCAACTGCGCCGGTGGGCACGTCTACTCCCCCGCCGTCACCGACTTCACCGTGATGGTCGACCAGACCTCGGCGATGTTCATCACCGGCCCCGACGTGATCAAGACGGTCACCGGCGAGGACGTCTCGATGGAGGAGCTGGGCGGCGCCCGCACGCACAACACCAAGTCGGGCAACGCGCACTACATGGCCAGCGACGAGGAAGACGCGATCGAGTTCGTCAAGGCTCTGATCGGTTACCTCCCGCAGAACAACCTCGACGAGGCTCCGTCGTACGACGAGGAGGCCAACCTTGAGATCAGCGACCTGGACCGGTCGCTCGACACGATCATCCCGGACTCCCCGAACCAGCCCTACGACATGACCGACGTGATCACCTCGGTCGTCGACGACGAGGACTTCCTCGAGGTGCAGGCGATGTTCGCGCCGAACATCATCGTCGGCTTCGGTCGCGTCGAGGGCCGCCCGGTCGGAGTCGTGGCCAACCAGCCGATGCAGTTCGCCGGCACGCTCGACATCGACGCCTCGGAGAAGGCCGCACGGTTCGTGCGCTTCTGCGACGCCTTCAACATCCCCGTGCTCACCTTCGTCGACGTCCCCGGCTTCCTGCCCGGCACCGACCAGGAGTGGAACGGCATCATCCGCCGCGGCGCCAAGCTGATCTACGCCTACGCCGAGGCCACCGTCCCGCTGATCACCGTGATCACCCGCAAGGCCTACGGCGGCGCCTACGACGTGATGGGCTCCAAGCACCTCGGTGCCGACCTGAACGTCGCCTGGCCCACCGCCCAGATCGCCGTGATGGGCGCCCAGGGCGCGGCCAACATCGTGCACCGAAAGACGCTTGCCGCGGTCGAGGCCGAGGGCGGCGACGTCGAGGCCCGCCGCGCCGAGCTGGTCGACGAGTACGAGACCACGCTGGCCAACCCGTACATCGCCGCCGAGCGTGGCTATGTCGACACCGTGATCATGCCGCACGAGACCCGCACCGAGATCGTGCGCGGGCTGCGCCTGCTCCGTTCGAAGCGGGAGATCCTTCCGGCCAAGAAGCACGGGAACATCCCGCTGTGA
- a CDS encoding biotin--[acetyl-CoA-carboxylase] ligase → MTSTPDARPPLDRARLDPARLPAALAGRVEIEDETGSTNAVLASRAREGATGGSVLVTEHQVAGRGRLDRVWTTPARSALTFSFLLRPDLAPARWPWIPLATGYAVHQALVGRLASVGLKWPNDVLVTGPSTPDRKLAGILVERIETPQGPAAVIGIGLNVSLTEEERPVPTATSLLIELGEELDRTALLADLVESLDGATELLSDAAALRAAYSSACVTIGRDVRVELPSGESLVGRASGLDESGRLGVDTPQGTTWVGAGDVIHVR, encoded by the coding sequence ATGACCTCGACCCCCGACGCTCGCCCACCCCTTGACCGGGCTCGTCTCGACCCGGCACGCCTGCCGGCGGCACTGGCCGGCCGGGTCGAGATCGAGGACGAGACCGGATCGACCAATGCGGTACTCGCCAGTAGGGCACGCGAGGGTGCGACGGGCGGATCGGTGCTGGTCACCGAGCACCAGGTGGCCGGTCGTGGCCGACTGGATCGGGTGTGGACGACGCCGGCCCGCTCCGCGCTGACCTTCTCGTTCCTGTTGCGTCCCGATCTCGCACCTGCGAGGTGGCCCTGGATCCCGCTCGCGACGGGGTACGCCGTACATCAGGCGCTGGTGGGACGGTTGGCCTCGGTGGGGCTCAAGTGGCCCAACGACGTGCTGGTCACCGGGCCCTCGACCCCGGACCGCAAGCTGGCCGGGATCCTGGTCGAGCGGATCGAGACCCCGCAGGGGCCCGCTGCCGTGATCGGGATCGGTCTCAACGTCTCCCTCACCGAGGAGGAACGGCCGGTGCCCACGGCGACCTCGCTGCTGATCGAGCTCGGCGAGGAGCTCGACCGGACCGCACTCCTGGCGGACCTGGTCGAGAGCCTGGACGGTGCCACCGAGCTGCTCAGCGACGCTGCGGCCCTCCGCGCGGCGTACAGCTCCGCCTGCGTCACGATCGGGCGCGACGTGCGCGTCGAACTCCCCTCGGGGGAGTCGCTCGTGGGCAGGGCCAGCGGCCTCGACGAGAGCGGACGCCTCGGTGTCGACACCCCCCAGGGGACGACCTGGGTGGGCGCGGGGGATGTCATCCACGTGCGGTGA